GCGCTGCAGCTCAGTCACCTCCTCGGATTTGGCGCCTCGCTCCACCCACGCCACGCGAATGGCGCTGGTCGCGGTCACAGTTACAGGTTCGCTCGCCCAACCCGGGGTGCAGGTGACGAGCACGAGAAGCAGGAGTTTTGCAGTGAATCTCATGATTATCAGGGGGTTGCTTTCAACAACGTCCCCGCCGCGGCTTAACTTTAGCTCCGGCGGGTCGATTCCCTCCTTCCGACGCGGCCCACCCGGCTTCGCGACGGATCTTTCCTGCCGCTTGCCAAATCCGCCCTCTCTTCCCACCGTTTGTCTTCCATGCACTTTTCGAATCTTCAGCCCGGCCTCAAAGAACCCACTCCCCGCCTCGACGACGACGATGATGAGGACGAGGACCAAGAGGTGCCCTCCAAGGGTCCGGCTCCCGTCACCGCCCTCATCCAAAAGAAGTTCCTCGATCAGCGGAAAATCTTTCTCTGGGGCCCCGTCACTGACGCCTCCGCCAAGGATCTCACCGAGAAGCTCCTGTATCTCGAGGCCATGAAACCCGGCAAAGAGATCATCTTCTATCTCAACAGCCCGGGTGGTTCCGTGACCGCCGGCATGGCTGTCTACGACACCATGAAGCTCATCACCTCGCCCATCACCGTCGTGGTGACCGGCATGGCCGCTTCCATGGGCTCCATCCTGCTCTCCGGCGCCCCCAAGGGTCGTCGCCTCCTCTACCCGCACAGCCGCGTGCTCATTCACCAGCCGCTCATTTCTGGTCGTTTCACCGGCCCCGCCACCGATATTCATATCCAGGCTCAGGAAATGGAAAAGCTGCGCGAAGAACTGAACCAGATCCTCGCCGAAGCGTCCGGTCAGCCCATCGAGCGCATCAATCAGGACACCGATCGCGACTTCTACCTCAACGCCAAGGAAGCGATCGAATACGGTCTCGCCGACGAGATCGTGGAAAAGGTCTGAGGTCGCCGCGCCGACACCGACTCCCTTTCAGCCCCGCGCCACTCAAGGTGCGGGGCTTTTTTGTGGCCGCGGGCCGTGATCAGCCGCCCACGCCTTTCCTAATTCTTCACGTCCGTCGTGAGCAGCGTGATCTCCTGCTCCCAATCGGCCGCTTGGCTGAACTCGCCCGCCGCCCGCGCCACCGTCACCGCTTCCCGCAGCCACGCCACGCGCTGCTCCTTGGGGAGCTCCTGATTCAAAAGATTGCCCCACGCCTTCAAGGCAGTCGCCGGGTCCTCCCATTCCACCAGTTGCCGGCTGATGGTGATCACCAAGCCCCGTTCATCCGCCCGCACCCGCCGCATGTAGGCCACGAGCCCCAGCGCCCGCAACGCCCCGGCCCGGTCGCCCGCCGCTTCTTTCAATTGCGCCTGCGCGAGCGCCATCGCCAGCGAGGGGTGTTTCGCCATTACGCCATTGGCCAACGCCAGGCGTTCCTCCATCGGAGCCTCGGACATCGCCATCATGCCGAGTTGCCGCAAACCGAGGTAGGAGGCGAACCGCCCGGGAAGTTCGTCGCGCGCCGCCCATTGCGCCTCGAAACTCACCGCGGATGGTCGATACAACGGGTCGCCGATCACCACACTCTGCCACGACAAAACCGGGATGGAAAAATACGCCGCCTCCCCCAAGGTCGCCCCCGCCAGCAACGCCCGCACGATGTGCTGCGGCCGATGCGTGAACTCCAGATACGGTTCATACACATTGCCAAAGGTCGCCGCCACGCCCCGCCCGACCAGTGGCCCGACCCAGCCGCCATTGTTGAGCGACCGCAGTGACGACGCCGAAAAACTGTGCAGGTGCAACGCGATCGCCCCCGGCGCAAACTCGTAGTCCGGCGGCAAAAATGGTCCGTTCACCCGACTCGTATACCACCCCATATACCACGCCACGCCATCCGCTCGCGCCTCCGCCGGAAAGGTGCTCTTCTCCCGGTCCACCTGCGGCGCCCAGCCCGCCGCCGTAAGCGCCTTTTCCGTATCGCCAAACCACGTATCGCCCAGTTTGTGCGGGCCGCCGATATCCACTATCGCGCGCCCGATCAGGCCCCGTCGCTCAGCGATCAAGGCCGACTCCACCAGGTTGCGCGCGGCCGGATAGGACGGTCCGTCGAGTCGTGCCACCCGCACCACGCTCCCGCGTTCCCACAGATCCGGCCGGTTCTTCTGAAAAAGCCGATTCGGCAAATAACCGTGCCGCCGCGATTCGTTGACCGCCAGGACCGCCAACTCGGAATCCACCGCCGCCCGATTGGTGCGCACCGCCTGCCGATCCGACTCCGGGCCATCAGAGGGAATTTCATCCGACTGGCGGATCTTCAGCGGCACTCCCCGCACCGTCACCAAATAACTGATACGGTGGCTCGATATCGACATACGCGTGCGTCCGGCGTCATCCACCAGATTCATCGGCACGGCCTGCAGCCAATCGTGCTCGATCAACCAACTCCGCAGCGGCTCCAGAAGCTGCGTCACGTAAATCGGCCAACTGATCTCCTCCCCGGCCGGCAAATCCAACGCCACGATGTTGGCCCGCGGGATGGCCCGCTCGTCGGCGTAAAACCGCGCCAACTGCACCGAGTCGGGATCGTTGGCGTTGGCCACGATCACGACCCGCTCCGCCTCGTCGGGCACAGGGGCAAAGGTCAACGGCGTCGCCGCGATCAGGCCCGCGGTCCCTCCGAGCCCGAGCACCCACCCAACCAGCCTCAGCCAACCTCTCATGCGGCGCCCGTCCACAAACGGCCGAGTCGCCAGCCCAACCACGTCATGACCACGCAGACCAAGACCGACACCGCCACATGCAGCAGCGCTGTCCCGATCTGCCCTTGCCGCACCTGCTCCAGCGTCTGCCAGCTGAAACTCGAGAAGGTGGTGAACCCACCGCAAAAACCGATCGCGGCAAAGGCGTGCCAATGCGGCTGATCCGTCGCTCCGGTCTCCCCCAACCGACCGAGCACAAACCCGATCACGAGCGAGCCCAGCAGATTGGCCAGCATGGTGCCCCAGGGCAACTTGCCCGCCGGCACCCACCAGGCCACCCCCATCCGCAGCATCGATCCCAGGGCGCCTCCGAGGCCGGCAATGAGGAGGTGGGAAATCGACATGGTCAGGAGGATTGGGTGGACAGCACGAGGTTCGCATAAGCGACCACCCCGTTGGCGATCGCGCGGGCAATCTCGGCGCGAAACTCCGGTGAGGCAATCCTCCGGGCTTCGGCGTCATTGGTCAGGTAGGCCGATTCCACCAGCACCGCCGGACACTTCGCCAGCCGCAGCACGGCAAACCGCGCCCGCTTGAGACCGCGGTCCACCGATCCGATCTGGCCCTGCAGGCTACGATGCATCTGGTAACCCAACACTGCATTCCACGGGTCGCTGCCATTGCCGAGCTCATGGGTATGGTCGCTCGGATCGTCCTTGTCGCTCGACGTCGAACGCTGGTGCTGCGGCGTGCAGATGTAGGTCTCGGTGCCGCGCACACTCTCCCGTCCCGCCGCATTGAAATGCACGCTCACAAACAGATCGGCCTTCGCCTGCTGGCCGATGAGGGCCCGCTCCGCCAAACCGATGTAGGTGTCGTCCTCCCGCGTCATCACCACCTCAAACCCCTGCGCGGTGAGCAGCGCTTTGAGCCGTTTGGCCACATCGAGGGCGAAGGTCTTCTCCTGCAGTTTAAACGTTTTGTGCGCCGTCCCGCCGTCCTTACCGCCGTGCCCCGCATCGATCACGATGCGCTTCACCGGCCGCAGGCTATCGGCGTAGGTCGCCGGCCGCAGCAAGGGTGCCAGCAGCTTCTCGGCATCGATGCGATCGATCCAGATCCGCCCCTCGCGCACCACCGTGCCCAGTCCCATGAAGAGGCGCAGGCCGTTGAACTCGATCTCGCGCGAATCGACCTCCAACACGATCGTCGTCCACGCGCTGGCGAAGCGTTGCCGTTTGCCCGGCTCGATCCACTCCCCGCTTAAATTGTAGCGGGCCAGGAACGCGGCGACGTCGAGGTAGTGCGACTCGCCCACCGGCACCGTCGGCAGGTGGTCGGTGGCCCGAAACGTCTCCGCGGGCGTCGCCGCCGATGCTGCGTTTGTCGCCCCCACCGATCCCAGCAGAATGCAAAGCGCCACGAGCAGACCGTGAGCAGAAAACAGCACATCCCGCCGGGGGAGACCGGCGGGATGTTTGCAGAACAGCCATGGACGTCGCATGGCCGGGAAAACTCAGGACTCGTCGGACGCTTCGTCGTCAGCCGGAGCGTCACCGCTCGACTTATGCTCGTCGGGCGCGGGCCCCTTGGCCTTCGGCGTGTAATATTTCAGCTTCCGCTTGTTGGCCGGATGCGGCGTCATCATGACGTTGATCTGGCGGCCGTTGAGCTTCGGCTCGCTGTCGGCATGACCCATGCCCACGAGTTCCTCGATGGCGCGCGTCATGACCTGGAAACCGATCTCGGTGTGGGCCATTTCACGGCCGCGGAACTTAAGCCGCAGCTTCACCTTGGCGCCCTCATTAAGGAACTCCTCGGCGTGACGCAGCTTGGTCACGAGGTCGTGATCGTCGATGCGCGGGGACAGCTCCACCTCCTTGATTTTCGAAGCGGTCGACTTGGAGTGCGAAGACTTCTTCGACTCCTCGTAGACATACTTGCCGAAATCCATGATGCGGCACACCGGCGGGCGGGCCTGCGGGGCGACCTCGACCAGGTCCAGATTGAACTGCTGCGCGAGGGTCAACGCCTTCTCGGTCGGCAGCACTCCGAGCTGCTTGCCCTCAGGCGAGATTACCCGGATTTCGGGGACCCGAATCCGCTGGTTACGGCGGATATGGGCGTAGGGGTCATTGTTTCGGCGGAAGTTTCGACCGCCGCGACGTTTACCGCCGCCAAATGAAAAGGATGTAGCCATCAAATAAGGTTCAACTCGAGTAGATCGGGACGCTTTTCTCCCGCTCCCAGCGCGATTTCAACAACGAAGTCGCGGGGAAAGTGCGTCCCGGAGAGGAAGTAACGACAGGACGTCGTCATACACTGAAGCTTTCGCCACAGGAGCAACTGGCCTTGGCATTGGGGTTGGAGAACTTGAAACCGCCGGCGATGAGTTTCGCCGAATAGTCCAGTTCCGTGCCCTTCAGGTAGAGGGCGGTCTTGGGGTCGACCAGCACCTGCGCCCCGGCGGAGCGCACCAGAATGTCGCCTCGCCGCGGCTCGCGCACGAAGCGCAGCTTGTAGCTGAGGCCATTGCAACCGCCGCCCGTGATCGCCACCCGCAGGTAGTTGCCCTGCTGCTCGCGCTCGATGAGCGCAGCCACCTTGAGCCCGGCGGCCTCGGTGAGGCGCACCAGATTCTCATTGCCCTCGCGCACCCCTTCGGGAGTCGCGGTGGCCGGTGGCGGTGTGACGGTTTCGGACGACATAGTCACTCGGAGACTATCGGTGTGCCGCCGCACAAATCAAGCGGCCTTCCGAGTCTGCCCCACTGGATACTCACCATTTTCTCCGAAAACGTGTAAGGAAACCCCGGCGACTTGCGCCTGATAGAGCAAACCCATGAGTCCGCCGGATCAACACGACACCTTCCAGGACTGGATCACCGCTCACGCGGGTATCCTGCACAAGGTCGCCCGATCCTACTGCGAGCGGCCGGCCGACCGGGAAGATCTGTTGCAGGAAATCCAGCTCGCTATCTGGCACGCCATTCCGGCCTTTCAAGGCGGCAGCCGGGTATCGTCCTACCTCTACCGCATCGCCCTGAACCGCGCCATTTCTTGGGTGCGTCGTGAAAGCAGTCAGCGCCGGCGCCACGAAAAACTCGCGGCGGAACCCGTCCACGTCGCGCCTGAGCCGGAAGACCCGCGCCTCGCCCTGATTTATGCCGAGATCCGCCGCCTCAACAAGATCGAGCGCGCGCTCATCCTCCTGCAGCTCGACGGTTTCAGCTACGACGAGATCGCCACCGCCCTCGGCCTCACCGCCACCAACGTCGGCGCCCGCCTCACCCGCATTCGCCAAAAATTAGCCACCAACCTGAAGGACCAATAAGCCATGAGCCTCGACGAAATGGAATCCACCTGGCACCAGCAGCCCCCCCCGCCCCCCTCATCCGCCCCGCACGACTGGATCGAGCAGACGCGCCGTTCGTTCCGTTGGCACGCCTTGCTCGTGCTGTTTGGTGCGCTCGCCAATGGCATCGGGCTCATCCTGCAGCTTCACCGGCTTCTCACCGACCCGGGCCGCACCTTCAGCAACAGTTTCTGGGAACTCCTGATCCCCGGACTCACTTTTCTGATCTGTCTCGTCGGCGCTGTGCTGCTGCGTCGCGCGCTGCAACGCTACCACTCGCTCCAACACGATACCCGCCGCTGTCTCGAACACATCCTCCACGAAAAACGCCAGGAGATCACTGCGCTCACCGTTTGGCTACCGCTCACTTATCTGGGCTTCATGGGACTCGTCATCCTGGGCAAATTTCAGTCCATCGCCGCCGAGTTCGAATCCCCGGCCAATGCGTGGTCGGGCGCGTGGATGGCCGCCGTGCTTTTCATCGTCGCCGGAGCCTTCCTCTTCCATCGCGCCAACGCCTTTCTCAAGCCCGAGGTGCGTGAGCTCGAAGCCACCCTCCACGCCTTGGATGTCGACTTGGCGCCGCGTCAGTAACGCAGCCGCCGCACCTGATACTCCCCGCCGAGCACCAGAAACTCCGCCTCGCCCGCCAACAGCTGCGGCGGCAACAGGCCGCTGAAACACACGATCTTGCTCAGCGGCACCCGCGCCTCCCAGACCGACGAGCCAAACTCCCACGCCACTTCACGATCCGCCGTGAAGGAGCTCAGGTTGTTCAGCCGCACCAGCGTGCCGTCCGCATCGCCACCATCCTGCACCGCATATTCCTCCGGATCGTGGGTGCCGCGATAAAGCGTCAGCCAACGTTCGCCCGGATACCGCCGCGCCAGCTCGTCCTGGCAAAAGGTATAAAGCAGATCCAATTGCATCGCGACGCCTATGGTGCGCGCCGCCCCGCGCATGCGGTCGTTCCAATAATGCTCCCGCGCCGCCGCATCCTCGACCAGCCGTCCGCGATGGTAGGTCGCCGGCAACCCGAACCGACTTTCGATCCAGGCTTTTAGCACCGCGCCGGAGTGCCCGTTGCTATCGGCTCCCCAACCGTGGAGCAGTTGCACGTAACTGTGCCGCAGACTCGACCGCGCCGCATTCGCGTGCTCCTGCCACTCGTGCAGGCGAAACTTCACCGACACGTAATCATGGAACACCCGCCCGCGCTCCATCGGATCATCGATCGTCGCCAGTCGCTCGAACAAACGTCGGTCCGTCGCCCGCACACCCTCCAGCTCCAGCGGCTGCGGATCCGCCTGAAACTCCACCGCCCCGATCGTCCAGGGCGATAGGTTACAACGGTTGAAAGTGACGCGTTCGTCAGAAGCGGGAGCCGGCATGGCGGAAGGAGCCACGAGGATGCGCGCGTGCCCGCTCAAGTCGAGCGCGCAGCCGTGACCTGCGGGGCCAATTCCAACAACGCGATCGCCTGCGCGCGAATCTCGCGCTGCACCTCGCGATCGAGTTTGCGCAACCAGCGCGCCGGAATCGCCTCCACGCCGTGATGCGCCCCGGCGAGTTGTCCGGCGAGCGCCCCCGCTGTATCCGCGTCACCACCACGGTTCACCGCCCGCACCACACAACTCTCGAAGTCGCTCGTGTGGAAAAACGCGTCACACACCGTCTGCATCGTATCGACCACATACCCGCTCGTATTGCCCGGCCACGGCTCAAACCGAAACACGCGATGCGCCGCGACCAACGCATCCGCAATCCGCCGCGCCCCGGCCATCCCCTCGCCGCGCAACAAGGCCTGCGTCATCCGCCCCAACGCCACCGTCGCGGCATCGGAATAACGATGGTTGTGCGTCACGTGAGCCTGTGCCACCGCCCGCTCGCACCACAGGTCATCGTCGCCCAGCGTGGCGATCGCCAGCGGCAGATGCCGCATCGCTGCGCCGTTGCCGCCATCCTCCTCCGCCGGCGGCGACATCAGGGTGCCGTCCATCGTGTAACGACGCAGGCCGCGCCGACAGGTGTTGCCGATATCGATCGGCTTCGACCGCATCCAGTCCACCCACGCCTCGGCCACGTGATGCAGGTCCCACGGTCCTTTCAACAAGGCCCGCCCCAGCGCGATCGCCATCTCCGTGTCATCGGTCACCCGCCCCGGCCGCAGCCGCAGCCAACCGCCCCCTACCATCTGCCGATGCACCCCATAGGTCCCGGCGATCTCATGCGCCGTCATAAACTCCACCGTCGCCCCCAGCGCGTCACCTACCGCCAGTCCAAGGTAGGCGCCCAGTGACCGACTCGAAAGCGGGGTATCCGGCGACGTCATGCGCGTCGCCGTGGAGCATGCCGCATTCCAATCACCGCGCGTCACCGCGCCAGCCGATCACGCACTCAAACGCCGCGCCAACTCCACCGCCCGCGTAAAACTCGTCGCGCTCGCCACGCCCCGCCCGGCGATGCCAAACGCCGTGCCGTGGTCCGGACTCGTGCGCACAAACGGCAGCCCCAACGTCACATTCACCGCGTTGTCGAAATCGATCGTTTTGAGCGGCGCCAACCCTTGGTCGTGATACATCGCCACCACCGCATCAAACTCCCCGCGTAGTGCGCGCCCGAATACAGTATCCCCCGGCAACGCCCGCGACAGGCCGGGCAACTCCGCCCGCAGTCCGTCCAAGGTCGGATCGATCACCGCCTGCTCCTCTCCGCCCAACAAACCGTCCTCGCCCGCGTGGGGATTGAGGCCGCACACCGCCACCCGCGGCGTCGCGATGCCATCGGCCGCGCACAAGTGCACCGCCGCGCGCACCGCGCGTTCGATCGCCGCCGGCGTCAGCGCTGCACTCACCGCCGTGAGCGGCACATGCCACGTGGCCAGCACCACCCGCAGTTGATCACTGCGAAACCCCATCACCGGCTCCCCGCCCCACGACTCTGCAAAAAACTCCGTCTGGCCCGGATGCTGATAACCGACCGCCGCCAGTTGCGCTTTGCTCACCGGTCCGGTCACCACCCCCGCAAAACGTCCACTCACACATCCCTCCGCCGCCACGCGCATCGCCTCCCAAGCCGCCCGTGCGCCCGCCGCCTCCGGTTGTCCCGGCACCGCGACATGATCGTCCGCCCCCACCGCGATACGCCCGACTCCCGCCGGCAGACTCTCCAACCACCGCGCCGGCCCCAGCACCGTCACTGCGCCGGTGGCCACGTCATCCGGATGCTCCGCCAGCCAACGCGCAATGATTTCCGGGCCCACGCCCGCCGGGTCTCCGCAAGTGAACGCCAGCGGCTTCAAGCGTCGTCCCCTCCGTCATCCCGCCCGCGCCGCGGCCGCGCGATGGGCCGTTTCCCGCCCGTGGTAAAGAACTCCAAAAACGTGCGGGCCTGTTCCGACGACACATCCGGCAACAACTCCGCCGCGACCGTGCGCATGTTGCCGGTCGGCCGCATCACCGCCCGATAGGCGTCCTTCAGTTCGCGGATCACCTCCCGCGGCCAACCGCGTCGCTTCAACCCCACCACATTTAGCCCCGCCACCACGCTGCGATCGGCCACCATGCAATACGGCGGCACGTCACCCGTGATCGGCGACACGCCGCCGATCATCGCCACCGGGCCGATCCGGCAGAATTGATGCACCGCCGCATTCCCGCCGATGAAACTGAACGCGCCCACCTCCACGTGCCCGGCCAACAACGCGCCGTTCGCCAGGATGACATCATCGGCCACCTGCGCGTCGTGACCCGCATGAGAATTGGCCATAAAAAAACACCGCGCCCCGATCGACGTGACTGCGTCTTCGTGGATCGCCCGATTGAGCGTCACGCCTTCGCGCAACACCGTATCGGCGCCCACCTCCACCCAGGTCGGCGTCTCGCGCTTGAAGCCCAGATACTGCGGATCTCCCCCAATCACCGCCGTAGGATGCACCACCACCCGATCGCCCAGTCGCGCCCAGCGCGTGACCACCGCGCCCGGCATGACTTCAACGTCGACGCCCAACTGCGCCGCCGGATCCACGTGCGCGCCCGGATGTATCAATGTGCCCATGACAACGAGGGTGTGATTCGAAAATCCGCAGTGTCAACGTGGGCGGAAAGGAGGGTTCGCGCAAGGCGACGGCGACGGAGGTGGCCGTTGGAGGCCATGCCGTTGCCGGCAACACAGCGCCAACGCTTCTTGCCGCCCACCATCAGGCCAACAGCGGTGGCACTGCGTGTTTTGGAATTACGCCCTCAATGCTTGGCCCGCCGGTCGCCCGTCAAGAGATCCAGTTGGCCGTCGCGCAACAGGTCGTAGTTTTTCAGGATGCGCAGCACCTGCAGCGTATCGCTTTTGCGGTAGTTGCGGTTCACCTCAACCTTGTCGATCAGGTCGAGCAACATGGCCCGAAAGGAGATGATGCCGTCCACCCCACGCTCCTGCAGTAAGGCCACACTCTGCGAGCGATACGGCTCCTGCGTCGGCAGCCCGGGCAGCACCAAAATCTTCGCAGGCTCATCTTCGCTCTCCTCGGTTTCCTCCGCCGGAAACAACCGGTGCACCTCCTTCACCACCTCCTCCTCGAGGAAACGCAAAATCTCCGGCGACCCACGCAGCGTGCCCGCCGAGAACACACCCGTGTGCCACGGTTTCACCGCCACCACCGCGCGGTGCACGTAGGGCAACTCCGACGAAAACAAAAAGAAGTCCGCCTTCCGCCGACTGCGTCGCCACGCCGGATTGTAGACCAGCAAATCGATCTCCTCCTCCGAATGCTTCTTGCGCGACTGCACCTGGTATTTGCGCACCTGCCGCACGAGGAAGCCGTTCTGCTCAAAATACTCGCGCACAATGCCTTCGTCGATCGCCGACATGCCTGCACTTTAAAAGCACCTGTTCGGCAAACACACGCTCGAAACGTGGCCGAGGCCCCCTGCCCACCAATCCAAAATCGAGAATCAAAAATCGAAAATCTAACCTCACTCGGCGCCCACTTCACGCCAAACCGATCGCACCAGCTCCGTGTCCACGTCATCGCGCGTCACCGCCGTGCCGATCGCTTCCAGCACCACAAAACGCAACCGGCCCGCTCGCACCTTCTTGTCCTGCGCCATCGCTGCCAAGAGCGCGTCGAGCGCGATCGGTTCTCGCAACCGCACCGGCAGCGCATGCGCCGCCACCGTCGCCTCCACACTCGCCACCACCTCGTCGCCCACCAGACCCAGCGCCCGCGACAAGCGCGCCGCCGCCACCAGACCGACCGCGACCGCCTCGCCATGCAGGTAGGCTCCGTAACCCGCGACCTTCTCGATCGCATGGCCAAAGGTGTGGCCGAGGTTCAGCAGCGCCCGCCCGCCCGACTTGGCCGTTTCAAATTCGTCCGCTTCCACCACCCGCGCTTTCGCCGCGCAACAGCGCCGCACCACCGCGGCCAGCGTCTCACTCTCCACCGTCAAAGGCGTCGCCGCCAGATCCGCATACAGCTCCGCGTCGCCCAACAGGCCATACTTGATGACCTCCGCCATGCCCGCCGCAAACTCGCGCGGCGGCAGCGTGCTCAACACGCCCGTCGCCACATACACCGCTTGAGGCTGATGAAACGCACCAACCAGGTTTTTGCCCGCCGCCAGATTGATGCCGGTCTTGCCGCCCACCGAGCTGTCGACCATCGCCAGCAGCGTCGTCGGCACCTGATAAAACGCCACACCGCGCAAATAACTCGCCGCCGCAAAGCCTGCCAGATCGCCCACCACCCCGCCGCCAAACGCGACCACCACGCCGCCGCGATCCAGCCGCTGCGCCGCCAAAAACTCCCACACTTCGGCGATCACTCGGGCCGACTTCGCGCCCTCGCCCGCCTCCACCACAAACTGCGGCGCATCGCCCAACATCGCCGCCAAGACCGCGCTCTGCGCCTGCGCCACGCGCCGATCGGTGATCACCGCCACCTTACGCCCAGCCGCGTGCAAACGCTTCACCTCGGCCGCCACCTCACGCGCCAATTCGGCCCCAAACACGATGGGGTAGCTGCGGTCGCCCAGATTGACGGTGAGTTGTTCAACCATAAGAGCGCGGTTAAAGCCCGCCGCCGCCGCGCGGTCAACCCACGCGTCACCCGCCTCCCCCTACGCCAAACGGACCCGCCGCTTACGTAAGCTCGCACCCGTTTTCGCATTTTTTTGACAGGAATCTGCCAGCAACTGGCAGATCCACTCGCCATGGGGATTTCTACGCATCACGTTCCGGGCTTCCTCCCTAATCATCAGTTCCTGAAATGATCGCGCCAACTTTCTCTACTGCTCATCCGCGTCGCATTGGCGTGACAGCGATTTGGGCCTGCGCGGTAACTGCTCTCTCCGCTCAAACCGACGTCGAACATCTCGGCGACGCGTCCTGGACCAATCCCGCCGGTTGGAGCACGGGCCAACTCCCCGGCAGTAGCGACACCGCCGTGCTCAACGCCGGCACCCTCACCGTCGACGGCGACTTCGCCATCGATGCCCTCAAGATGAACGGCGGCACGCTGGCCGGAGAGTTCGACGCCGCCACCGACTCCATTACCCTGCTAGGCGGTCGCCAAGCCGCTTACTGGCGCAACGGCACCATTTCGAACATCACCCTCAACGTGGGCTCCGGGAGCCTGTTCGAGATCGATCACTCCAGCACCGCCACCAGCAGCGGCAGCATCTTCGTTTTCGATACCGAATCCATCATCGACTGGCTCGACGGT
This portion of the Actomonas aquatica genome encodes:
- the lpxA gene encoding acyl-ACP--UDP-N-acetylglucosamine O-acyltransferase, with translation MGTLIHPGAHVDPAAQLGVDVEVMPGAVVTRWARLGDRVVVHPTAVIGGDPQYLGFKRETPTWVEVGADTVLREGVTLNRAIHEDAVTSIGARCFFMANSHAGHDAQVADDVILANGALLAGHVEVGAFSFIGGNAAVHQFCRIGPVAMIGGVSPITGDVPPYCMVADRSVVAGLNVVGLKRRGWPREVIRELKDAYRAVMRPTGNMRTVAAELLPDVSSEQARTFLEFFTTGGKRPIARPRRGRDDGGDDA
- the aroB gene encoding 3-dehydroquinate synthase; translated protein: MVEQLTVNLGDRSYPIVFGAELAREVAAEVKRLHAAGRKVAVITDRRVAQAQSAVLAAMLGDAPQFVVEAGEGAKSARVIAEVWEFLAAQRLDRGGVVVAFGGGVVGDLAGFAAASYLRGVAFYQVPTTLLAMVDSSVGGKTGINLAAGKNLVGAFHQPQAVYVATGVLSTLPPREFAAGMAEVIKYGLLGDAELYADLAATPLTVESETLAAVVRRCCAAKARVVEADEFETAKSGGRALLNLGHTFGHAIEKVAGYGAYLHGEAVAVGLVAAARLSRALGLVGDEVVASVEATVAAHALPVRLREPIALDALLAAMAQDKKVRAGRLRFVVLEAIGTAVTRDDVDTELVRSVWREVGAE